One Microbacter margulisiae genomic window carries:
- the tsaD gene encoding tRNA (adenosine(37)-N6)-threonylcarbamoyltransferase complex transferase subunit TsaD yields the protein MRTIILGIESSCDDTSAAVIADGILLSNVIANQDVHKAYGGVVPELASRAHQQNIIPVVYEALERAGITSDQLNAVAFTRGPGLMGSLLVGTSFAKGLALSLNLPLIDVNHLQGHVLAHFIQEKDHDFAPPAFPFLCLLVSGGNSQIVLVKSYYDMEIIGQTIDDAAGEAFDKCAKVMGLPYPGGPVVDRLAKEGAPDAFVFSKPQIKGYDYSFSGLKTSFLYTIRDHLKEDPFFIQRHTNDLCASLQNTIIEILMEKLRKAAFDLNIRDVAVAGGVSANSGLRKAFVEHGEKYHWNVFIPKFAFTTDNAAMIAITGYYKYLNKQFCDIDLPPFSKTTIA from the coding sequence ATGAGAACAATTATTTTAGGTATTGAATCGTCTTGTGACGATACTTCTGCTGCTGTCATTGCAGATGGTATTTTATTGTCGAATGTTATTGCAAATCAGGATGTGCACAAGGCTTATGGAGGAGTTGTCCCGGAATTAGCGTCACGTGCCCATCAGCAAAATATTATTCCGGTGGTTTACGAAGCTTTAGAGCGTGCAGGAATAACTTCAGATCAGTTAAATGCTGTTGCCTTTACACGGGGACCTGGTTTAATGGGATCTTTATTGGTCGGAACCTCTTTTGCTAAAGGATTAGCTTTGTCACTAAATCTTCCATTAATCGATGTTAATCATTTGCAGGGACACGTTCTTGCTCATTTTATTCAGGAAAAAGACCATGATTTCGCCCCTCCGGCTTTCCCTTTCCTTTGTTTGCTTGTATCTGGAGGTAATTCTCAAATTGTTCTGGTGAAGTCCTATTATGACATGGAAATCATTGGACAAACAATTGATGATGCTGCTGGTGAGGCTTTTGATAAGTGCGCGAAAGTGATGGGCTTACCTTATCCGGGAGGGCCTGTTGTCGATCGATTGGCTAAAGAGGGAGCTCCAGATGCTTTTGTGTTTAGCAAACCTCAAATTAAAGGTTATGATTATAGTTTTAGCGGGTTAAAGACATCTTTCCTGTATACAATCCGGGATCACCTTAAAGAAGATCCATTTTTTATTCAAAGGCATACTAACGATCTGTGCGCTTCATTGCAAAACACGATTATTGAAATCTTGATGGAGAAATTGCGTAAAGCTGCTTTTGATCTAAATATCCGTGACGTTGCTGTGGCTGGTGGAGTTTCTGCAAATTCTGGCTTACGGAAGGCTTTTGTCGAACATGGAGAAAAATATCATTGGAATGTGTTTATTCCTAAATTTGCTTTTACTACCGATAATGCCGCAATGATTGCAATAACAGGATATTATAAATATTTGAATAAGCAGTTTTGTGATATTGACTTACCTCCTTTTTCCAAAACAACGATTGCCTAA
- a CDS encoding acyltransferase produces MKLTPSSNFDDIAPLNEQDIPNAIQQLLEEPKFVRILTVSFPTLPIEVVKAQFRSITTVGDFQQKIARPFLRDLEAQTSNGIYLLGTEQLSVTQNYLFLSNHRDITLDASYLCVKLLEKGFDTVEVAVGNNLLLESWIETLVRLNKSFIVQRGLRGRAQLEASRHLSDYIHYAIKNKHQSVWLAQREGRAKDSNDRTQESLLKMLAMSGDQSPVENLASLAIRPLIISYEYDPCDFLKAKELQQRRDDPCFQKSPKDDLISMETGITGFKGKVVYKIGKQLSLPVDRLHALPRSEQFSTIAKLIDQEIHQNYQIYNSNKVAFDQLFPDQKVGEYTLEEQQQFDYYIQAQIAKIDLEHKDEAFLKQKLLEIYANPLINYREAIK; encoded by the coding sequence ATGAAACTCACGCCTTCTAGTAACTTTGATGACATTGCTCCACTAAATGAACAGGATATTCCAAATGCTATTCAACAATTGCTTGAAGAGCCAAAATTTGTTCGTATCCTTACCGTTTCGTTCCCTACGCTTCCCATAGAAGTTGTCAAGGCACAATTTCGCAGTATTACGACAGTCGGAGACTTTCAACAAAAAATAGCACGCCCATTTTTAAGAGACCTAGAAGCACAAACGAGCAACGGAATCTATTTGTTGGGGACAGAACAACTTTCAGTAACTCAAAATTACCTTTTCCTTTCTAATCATAGAGATATAACATTAGATGCTTCTTATTTATGTGTAAAACTATTAGAAAAAGGGTTTGATACGGTAGAAGTTGCAGTTGGTAATAATCTACTGCTTGAAAGCTGGATCGAAACCTTAGTCAGACTAAATAAAAGTTTTATCGTGCAAAGAGGGCTACGAGGCCGAGCCCAATTAGAGGCTTCCCGTCATTTGTCCGATTATATCCATTATGCAATCAAAAACAAACATCAATCAGTTTGGCTTGCACAACGGGAAGGAAGAGCCAAAGACAGTAATGACCGCACCCAGGAAAGTTTACTAAAAATGCTTGCCATGTCAGGAGATCAATCACCTGTTGAAAACTTGGCATCTCTTGCGATACGTCCTCTCATCATATCATATGAATATGATCCGTGTGATTTTCTAAAAGCGAAAGAATTACAACAAAGGAGGGATGATCCTTGTTTTCAAAAAAGCCCCAAAGACGATCTAATAAGTATGGAAACGGGGATTACCGGTTTCAAAGGAAAAGTAGTCTATAAAATTGGGAAACAACTAAGTCTTCCTGTTGATCGATTGCATGCTTTACCAAGATCAGAACAATTCAGTACCATTGCAAAGCTAATCGATCAGGAGATACATCAAAATTATCAAATTTACAACTCAAATAAAGTAGCATTTGATCAGTTGTTTCCTGATCAAAAGGTTGGAGAATACACCCTTGAAGAACAACAACAATTCGACTATTATATCCAAGCACAAATTGCAAAAATTGATTTAGAACACAAGGATGAAGCTTTTTTGAAACAAAAACTTCTGGAGATTTACGCAAATCCCTTAATTAACTATAGAGAAGCTATTAAATAA